The genomic stretch TTTATACTTTCCTTATTGTTACTGACAAATGGGTCTCACCTTATCCATGCAAAACAAGGACCCCTTCTGTCGGTGATACACAATAAATATTCCTAAGTGACGTTTGGTAATATACCTTTTCTTACAAAAACATTTTCATATACACTAGAATTTTTGGAAAACTGTCTCATTGACAGCCCTTTTTCATCTATATATAGGACTCTTCCTCGGATCATTCACATCAGAACACATTTCCTCTCAAAAACAACGAAATCATTTCTTACTCACACACCAATAGTAGTAGCTTTGAATTCTCCACATTAGAATGACTAGGCCAAGGAGATCCGGAATTAGCTACATCCAAAATAATAATAGCCGTAGCATCACATTCTTCAAGCGGCGTGCCGGGCTTTACAAAACCGCCGCTGACCTATCCACCCTCACTGGCGCGCGAGTTGCTATTGCGCTAGAGTCCGAGAGCGGAAAGATGTCCTCTTTCGGCACCCCATCGGCTGGCCCTATTATTGATTCTTTCCTCTCAGGGAAGGCACCAATGGATCCATTCGTCAACAAGGAGCAAAAGTCCGAAATCACCATTTTGCAGAACGAGGTATTCAAGGTGGAGAAAGAGAAGTTCATGGAGGACAAGAGGACCAAGGAGACTATTGCACGAGCCAAGGAGGTCCAAGAAACCTTAGGGAAGGCTAAGCTTGCCTATGGCAAGATAGAAGATCTTAGTGTTGAGGAGCTCAATGAGCTTGTGCATGACCTCTCACAAATTGAGCAGGAGATTGATGATCGACTCCGCCCACAACAACCTAGCTATCAGCTGGAGGTTGGTGGGTCAAGAGATCCATTCCTCGGGCGGCCGTCCTCTTCGTCATCACCTTCTTCACAGATCCAGATGCCACCAAGACGTTTGCCGTGGACTCCCATACAACCATCCTTGCAGCTTCCAAAATCATCATGGTCTCTTCCACAATCATCAAGGTCGCGGTCCTCTCTTCTCAATCCTTCCATGCTACCATCAGCACAAGCACAGCCAATATCAATGCCACCGTTCCAACATAGTCAGATGCCACAGCATGCTTTGGCGGTGCAACCACAGGCACAAATGACGCTATCGTCTACTGAAACCTATCCACACAACTACAATACCCTGGAGATGCACATCAACGGTAACATCTCGCTACCATTCATACAATCTTCTTTGATGCCTGCgctaccaccaccaccttcgCCATCCACGCAGATTACATTCTATAATGAATTTCCTCCTCCATCATCATCGCAACAACCGCCAACTCCATTGCCTATTGAGGCCGAGCATTACATGGTGGAGCATCCTGAAAACCATGCAAGCACTCAAGACTTTACTGCTGGTCACCCATTTGCCAATCACCAGTGGCCTTCCCCTATTCCTTCTAACGAGCCATACTATGATATTAGCCTGTATGGGCTGAATCTTTACTTGGGAGACCATGGTGATTATGGAGGCCTTGTTACTGTTGAGCGTGACATGGCTGGTCCTTCTGGTCTGCATCAACAAACTTATGATTGTCCCTACAGGAACTTCTTAGGGTCTTCTTCTTCAGGAGAAAGTCATGGGGATTACGGTCCAGGAAATAATGTTGGTGATATGGCCCACCTCGGTGATAGTTGATGCCCGAGTTTCAATTGTTCATGTGGTTGATTTGATAATAAGTTTGAGTTATCTACTTGCTTGTCATCAAGAAAAACCACCAATCTAAGTCTCTAGCTAGTCTTTTTAGTGAGTCAAGCATGTGCGTGTATATCCGGGGATGAACTCTTGAATCAGTTTACTTCGTGAGTCTGATCCTTGAATCCATGCAATGCCTTGTATCTCTCATATTGTTGAATGTAATCCTTTGGTTGAAAATGATACTAGTTGCTGCTTACATGATGAGAATGGACGACGGTGTGGGGATTTTATACTCATTAGGTGTTTTTTTCTGCGTTTAGGCCTGTAGTAGCGCATTATTGTGATTTTGTTGTCGTAAGCCCTAGTCCTCTTCATAAGAGAAGTGGTGCATATATATACCAAACACATTTTTACTAATCGTTTACAAATCATTACCTGACCTCTCCTTATCTGTTCATAAGCAGTCCATAACAAATGTGCCCATACGTATACGATATACCATCGCAGTTTTCTTTATGCATGCAGAACACTAGGTTGGTCCACAAGAAATACATCCATTGTATGAAATCCTTCTAGGTATGACTGACTTGATCTTTGAATCAGTTATTTTCTTTTGCGATTTCTTGGGTCAGTTAGACAGTTACTTATCTCACAAATAGCATCTTGCTATCTACAGTATTTAAAAGGATTCAGTTACTGACAAAGAGAATCTTTTTTTAGCATCGGTCAAAGCATAGACCATGCATGACTGGACGCCTTGGactagagagggagagagagagagacagagctCAACTTTTTTTTCTAAGTTTCTGAACCGAGCTCGCGTGATCTATCTGTGAATTTGCTTTGGAGCATGAGAGAACAAAACTGGACCAATCTGCaacatgttttattttttaagtGG from Setaria italica strain Yugu1 chromosome II, Setaria_italica_v2.0, whole genome shotgun sequence encodes the following:
- the LOC101780877 gene encoding uncharacterized protein LOC101780877, which gives rise to MSSFGTPSAGPIIDSFLSGKAPMDPFVNKEQKSEITILQNEVFKVEKEKFMEDKRTKETIARAKEVQETLGKAKLAYGKIEDLSVEELNELVHDLSQIEQEIDDRLRPQQPSYQLEVGGSRDPFLGRPSSSSSPSSQIQMPPRRLPWTPIQPSLQLPKSSWSLPQSSRSRSSLLNPSMLPSAQAQPISMPPFQHSQMPQHALAVQPQAQMTLSSTETYPHNYNTLEMHINGNISLPFIQSSLMPALPPPPSPSTQITFYNEFPPPSSSQQPPTPLPIEAEHYMVEHPENHASTQDFTAGHPFANHQWPSPIPSNEPYYDISLYGLNLYLGDHGDYGGLVTVERDMAGPSGLHQQTYDCPYRNFLGSSSSGESHGDYGPGNNVGDMAHLGDS